In Anaeromusa acidaminophila DSM 3853, the genomic stretch CTGCATAACCTGGGAGTTTCCACTGCTTACATTGAACCAGGCAGTCCATGGGAGAATGGCTTTTGCGAAAGTTTTAACAGTAAAATGCGAGATGAGTTTCTAAACCGAGAAATTTTTGATTCCATGGTTGAAGTAGATATATTAACGAAACGTTGGGTTTTGGAGTATAACACGATACGACCACATAGTTCCCTTGGATACAAGCCTCCAGCACCTCAAACCATAGTGTGCGTTGCTTAAACTAACTTGGTTTTTTGGACTAGTTTTCGGGGGCAGGGCATCGGAGTAGCACCGCTTCCAATTTTCAAGCAAATGTCCCCAAGCTTAACTTTTTGCCACTCACTAAAACTCATAGCCAATCGCCCCCAGTCTTCTTCGGATTTCCTCCTCTAAATGACTACGTTTAGCGAACATTTCAGCTAGCTCACCAGTGAGGCGTGTCATCTTCTCATCAAACGGCTCCCCATCATCTATTAGCTCCTCAATACCAACAAATCTACCCGGTGTAAGGATATACTCATGGGAACGTACTTCATCAAGAGAAGCAGCTTTACAAAAACCTTTAATATCCTCATAACCTTCGCCTTTTTTCCAATTATGATAAGTATTAGCAATATATTTTATCTCAGTTTCAAAATCCAGTTCCCTATGTTTTCGATCAATCATTGTCCCCATTTTACGGGCATCGATAAAGAGTATCTCATTGCTACGATCACGTCCCGCCGATTTCTTATCCTTCGTCAAAAACCATAAGCATGCGGAAATGGTTACATTGTAGAAAAGGTTAGCAGGTAAAGTGATAATACAGTCCACCAACCCTGCTTCAATAATGTTCTTTCTTATTTCGCCCTCACTGCTAGTATTAGTAGACATAGACCCGTTTGACAATACAAACCCGGCAATCCCTTTCGGGGAAAGCTTTGAAATCATGTGTTGTATCCAGGCATAGTTGGCATTACCGGTAGGAGGCATACCATATTTCCAGCGAACATCATCAGTCAGTCTGTTAGCACCCCAGTCTTTAATATTAAACGGGGGATTTGCCAGAATATAGTCGGCCTTAAGTAGCTTGTGCAAGTCATTAGTAAAAGTATCGGCGTCACGCTCGCCAAGATTGCCATCAATGCCTCGAATAGCAAGATTCATTTTGCAAAGTCGCCATGTTGTTGCAGTGTATTCCTGACCAAATATATGGATATCGTCTTTTCGTCCGCTGTGTTCTTCCACAAACCGCTGACTTTGTACAAACATACCGCCTGATCCGCAGCAAGGATCATAAATCCTACCTTTATATGGCTCGATCATTTCAACAAGCAGCTTGACGATAGATGGCGGTGTGTAAAATTCACCTTCAGACGAACCAAACTGACCGAGAAAATACTCATACACCCTGCCGAGAACGTCTTTGGCTCGGGCCTCTTTATCGCCAACTTTGAAAGAGAAAAGGTCGATTAGTTCACCAAGTTTTGTTTTGTCTATTTCAGGGCGGGCGTAGTTCTTGGGCAACACACCTTTGAGTGAGGCGTTTTCTTTTTCAATAGCAATCATTGCCTCATCGATTATCTGTCCAATAGTTGGCTGCTTGGCATTAGATTTTATATGGTCCCAGCGGGCCTCTTTGGGAACAAAAAACACATTCTCTTCAGCGTAGGCGTCAACGTCCTCCTCAAATCCATCGCCCTCAGCAACAAGTTCATTATATCTCTCTTCGAAAGCATCAGAGATGTATTTTAGAAATATCAGCCCAAGCACGACATGCTTGTATTCCGAAGCCTCAATGTTGCCACGGAGTTTATCTGCCATCTCCCATAAATTATTTTCAAATCCTAGATTTACTGTCGCCATAATGCTCGCCCTCCAATATCATTTTTCTATCAAGTTCAAAGTAACTTGTCATAAATTTTTGTTTTTTCAATTGAATAACGTTCTTCAGCTTTCATTATGGTCTCTCTATACAGAACGCTTTCAGCTTCATATTTCGCTACGAGTTCTTTCTGCTCCTCAATACTAAGCAGAGGCATCTCCATCTCCATAATGTCCGTATGGTTTATATTCACAATGGTTGTCCCACGCTGAAAGCTCTTTATAACTGCCATACCTACAGGGCTTTCGAAAAATATCTTTAGGTACTCGCCCATCACCTTATCATTCGGTCTAATAACGATGACGTTTGCTGAAGCAATGACAATATTTTTTTGTTTACGAAACACTCCTGTTTTTATTGCCGAACCCCTGCAGGATAAGACCACATCACCGTTAACCAACTCGTACCGTTTAATTTTGCGTTCTTCCTCATCAACATTGTCTAAGCTTTCGTAATCAATGCCTGCATCAGTAATATTGGAAATATTAAGCACAAGAATTTTCCCTGGCTTAACATCTTTTTTTAATATCGATTTGCCCCTGAACACCTCAGCAACCTCGTGGAGCTTAACTTTCGCAATACTTGAGTTCTTATATTTTCGGATGTTTTCATCATCATCAGCCAGTATAAGCTCTATGCGCCAATCCTCATGAGAAACAAACTCTTTGTACGATATAGATTTCTCGTGTGTAATATATAAACCGTTATCATACCCCAGATATCCAACTCTGACAGTATCATTATGGGTGGTACCGACTGTAAGCATATAGGTTTTTATTGCGGTATACGGCTTAAATATCCCCTCCGGCAGACCGAAAATGCTATGCAACTGATAATCAGTTGTAATATACTCGCGCATCTTTGCATCAGCACCACCTGCAAAGGTAATCTTGGCGGGAAGCACAGCTACCATCGTTCCGTTTGCAGAAAGACAGCCAAGTAGATTTTGTACTGCAACACCGTCCGAACTGGACGAAATATATTTATTAGTAATAGCCTCCACCTTGCCCCCAAAGTTCGGCAAAGCATAAATAAAGTCAAACCGCTCCTCAATCAAAAGTTCTTGGTAGATAGACTGGTTTAAAATAGTTACATTTTCATATTTTTCAAAACCAAGCTTGAGCAGCATAAACATAAGCACGTGTGATGTGGTAAGAGTTATTTTACTTTCCCGATACCTATTGAGTATACCGTTAAGACCAGAAAGACTTTTCTCTGCTTCTGTAATAAGTATTGACTTCGGTCTAT encodes the following:
- a CDS encoding integrase core domain-containing protein, whose product is LHNLGVSTAYIEPGSPWENGFCESFNSKMRDEFLNREIFDSMVEVDILTKRWVLEYNTIRPHSSLGYKPPAPQTIVCVA
- a CDS encoding type I restriction-modification system subunit M → MATVNLGFENNLWEMADKLRGNIEASEYKHVVLGLIFLKYISDAFEERYNELVAEGDGFEEDVDAYAEENVFFVPKEARWDHIKSNAKQPTIGQIIDEAMIAIEKENASLKGVLPKNYARPEIDKTKLGELIDLFSFKVGDKEARAKDVLGRVYEYFLGQFGSSEGEFYTPPSIVKLLVEMIEPYKGRIYDPCCGSGGMFVQSQRFVEEHSGRKDDIHIFGQEYTATTWRLCKMNLAIRGIDGNLGERDADTFTNDLHKLLKADYILANPPFNIKDWGANRLTDDVRWKYGMPPTGNANYAWIQHMISKLSPKGIAGFVLSNGSMSTNTSSEGEIRKNIIEAGLVDCIITLPANLFYNVTISACLWFLTKDKKSAGRDRSNEILFIDARKMGTMIDRKHRELDFETEIKYIANTYHNWKKGEGYEDIKGFCKAASLDEVRSHEYILTPGRFVGIEELIDDGEPFDEKMTRLTGELAEMFAKRSHLEEEIRRRLGAIGYEF
- a CDS encoding restriction endonuclease subunit S, producing the protein MNTSIDVFINTLAMRGITSREQLLNEMLRVKLTAKAAKLQKDAPQNDGQIYELMKQATENTILGYFPGDKDFFSAVYKSSKDIDLIECTLKLYQNDRFGQVFSPAYLTEYVCDMIQDNRPKSILITEAEKSLSGLNGILNRYRESKITLTTSHVLMFMLLKLGFEKYENVTILNQSIYQELLIEERFDFIYALPNFGGKVEAITNKYISSSSDGVAVQNLLGCLSANGTMVAVLPAKITFAGGADAKMREYITTDYQLHSIFGLPEGIFKPYTAIKTYMLTVGTTHNDTVRVGYLGYDNGLYITHEKSISYKEFVSHEDWRIELILADDDENIRKYKNSSIAKVKLHEVAEVFRGKSILKKDVKPGKILVLNISNITDAGIDYESLDNVDEEERKIKRYELVNGDVVLSCRGSAIKTGVFRKQKNIVIASANVIVIRPNDKVMGEYLKIFFESPVGMAVIKSFQRGTTIVNINHTDIMEMEMPLLSIEEQKELVAKYEAESVLYRETIMKAEERYSIEKTKIYDKLL